The sequence CTGAAGAGGGGGGAAAAGGAGGAGGTGGTAGGAATGGCCCAATACGTTCTTGACGAAGCCACCAACTTCGCGGAAGTGGCATTCGCCGTTAAAGATCAGTACCAAAATCAGGGAATAGGGAGAGAACTTCTAAAGCAACTGACGTACATAGCCAAGAGACGCGGTATTTTTGGTTTCACCGCCCAAGTCTTAGCCACCAATCGCCCCATGTTACGTCTTTTCGATAGCATGAATTTTTCCGTTGAAAAGAGAGTGGCAGAGGGAATGGTAGAACTTAAGATGAGGTTCAGAAGATCTTAAAAGCCTCTTCGAGGCAAAGGAGTGAAACGTAGTACATTTTCGGCTCTCTTTGAGAAGTCGAGAATCTTCTTAAGTCGCAACCTTTTTATACAATGGGTATAAAAAACTCTTGAATGGATACTAAATGGGGAATGGGGATTCTCGCCATCTTGGGTGGTATCCTGTTGTTAATAGGTCCTTTCCTACTTTCCTTCACTACCACTTGTGAAATAGGGGCCCTGGAGACGAAAGACGAGATGGTATGGGCTGAAGACTATTCTATTATTTACCTATGTGTTCTGGCTGGAATCTTGGCATTGATAGCTGCAGCACTCATCTTTTGGAAACCTGTGATTGGTAATGTTAGCAGGTTGCTTTTAGTTCTTTCCCTGATCTTTTCCGCCATAAGTTTCTCCATAGCACTCATGCAAGCAGGTGAAGATATTGGATTGAAGAGCGTGAAGGCAGGACTGAGTACGGGATACGGATTCGGCGAAGGGAGAATGCCTTTTGCCAATCTTCCCGTCCCTGTCTTTGATATAGTCCCAGAAATAGGTTCTTATTTCATAATGGCTGGGATAATTTTGATAGCCTTAGCCACTCCATGGTGTCTCCACAAAGGAAAGGGGGGATGAGATGGACTGGAAGCTTCCAGTTGTCATAGTCATTGCCATTGCCTTGATAGGAGCGGGGATATACGTAGCCACTAGACCTGCTCGCCCGTTTGTTCCTGGTTGGAGTGGTCCAGTGCCAGAGGAGAGAATAAAAATAGGTATTTTTGGCCCCATGGAGTTCTCCCAGGGGATCCATATGTGGCGTGGGGCCGTCATGGCAGCTGAAGTGATCAATTCAGCGGGTGGGGTCCAGTTGGGAGACAAAAAAGTACCCATTGAACTGGTTAAGGTGGATACAAATGAGATCCTTAGTGCTGCCGATGCAAGGGCGGCGGTGGAGAGGGCCATTACTGTCAACAAAGTGGATTTCTGTGTAGGAGGTTTCAGGACGGAATCCGTTTGGGGGATGCTTGAAACCGCCATGGACTACAAGAAGATTTGGCTCATTTGCGGTGCCGCCACCACGGAACTTTGTTCGGAGACCGTGCCAAAGAATTATGATAGGTACAAGTACATTTTCAGGGTTACCCCCATTAACTCCACCTATCTCTTCTACGTGAGCACCAAATTGTTGAAAATGGTAGTGGATGAAGTCAGGGAAAACCTAGGGGTAGCGAAACCAAAAGTTGCAGTGTTGGCGGAAAAGTTGGCGTGGGCGGACAGAATCGTGGATCTCGCCATCAACCCCTATCCGGCCTTCAAAGGAACGCCCTATGAAAACAAGAGCTTATTGGAGGTCTATTTAGGAGTGGAGATGGTGGGAGCTTGGAGACCTTCCCACGTAGCCACTGATTTGAC comes from Candidatus Hadarchaeales archaeon and encodes:
- a CDS encoding ABC transporter substrate-binding protein, yielding MDWKLPVVIVIAIALIGAGIYVATRPARPFVPGWSGPVPEERIKIGIFGPMEFSQGIHMWRGAVMAAEVINSAGGVQLGDKKVPIELVKVDTNEILSAADARAAVERAITVNKVDFCVGGFRTESVWGMLETAMDYKKIWLICGAATTELCSETVPKNYDRYKYIFRVTPINSTYLFYVSTKLLKMVVDEVRENLGVAKPKVAVLAEKLAWADRIVDLAINPYPAFKGTPYENKSLLEVYLGVEMVGAWRPSHVATDLTSELTAIKNAGAHVIFTVFSGPVGVTFGRQWGELQIPAAAVGINVEAQKRSYWEETKGYCAYEVTMTTYVPGVEIVENLTVPWVNSYIERWGDYPTYEAGTYDAIFLIAETVNRLGTKNADNVVAELEQTGRRNIMQTFRNFPDGVGTAGKLIFDNKHDVVWGPGLVTGLGAQWRDGRLVGVHPYQDTAGPLPNLPAFGTYKGTEKYRLPPRVIEYHRR